Proteins co-encoded in one Deinococcus malanensis genomic window:
- a CDS encoding single-stranded DNA-binding protein, translating into MARGMNHVFLIGALARDPELRYTPSGTAVFEATVAGEDHLVGNDGRERKLPWYHRVSILGKPAEWQAERNLKGGDAVLVEGSLEYSQWEAPEGGKRSMVRVKALRMEQLGTQPELVQDAGGGVRMGRGMNEVVLIGNVTRDPELRYTPAGDAVLGIGLAVNETWNDRQGQRQEKTHWIDVTLWRDLAESMKDLKKGDPVLVQGRLVNEAWTDRDGNKRNSTKVEATRVEALSRGATAGQAGYAASPAAPRQTTSSAARPQSGGSSPSRAATMGNRSGGLDIDQGLDDFPPEEEDLPF; encoded by the coding sequence ATGGCCAGAGGCATGAACCACGTCTTTCTGATTGGCGCACTCGCCCGCGATCCTGAACTGCGCTACACCCCCAGCGGTACTGCCGTGTTCGAAGCCACCGTCGCCGGTGAAGATCATCTGGTCGGCAACGACGGCCGCGAGCGCAAACTCCCCTGGTACCACCGCGTGTCCATTCTGGGCAAACCCGCCGAGTGGCAGGCCGAGCGTAACCTGAAAGGCGGAGACGCCGTGCTGGTTGAAGGCAGCCTGGAATACAGCCAGTGGGAAGCGCCGGAAGGCGGCAAACGCAGCATGGTGCGCGTCAAGGCGCTGCGCATGGAACAGCTCGGCACCCAGCCCGAACTCGTGCAGGACGCCGGAGGCGGCGTACGCATGGGCCGCGGCATGAACGAGGTGGTCCTGATCGGAAACGTTACGCGTGACCCCGAACTGCGTTACACCCCCGCCGGAGACGCCGTGCTCGGGATCGGCCTGGCCGTGAACGAGACCTGGAACGACCGCCAGGGCCAGCGCCAGGAAAAAACCCACTGGATCGACGTGACCCTGTGGCGTGACCTGGCCGAGAGCATGAAGGACCTTAAAAAAGGTGACCCCGTGCTGGTGCAGGGACGACTCGTCAACGAGGCGTGGACCGACCGCGACGGTAACAAGCGCAACAGCACCAAAGTAGAAGCGACGAGAGTCGAAGCCCTGTCCCGAGGCGCGACCGCTGGCCAAGCTGGCTACGCAGCCTCCCCCGCAGCACCTCGTCAGACCACGAGCAGTGCGGCGCGTCCCCAGTCTGGCGGCTCCAGCCCCAGCCGGGCGGCGACCATGGGGAACCGTTCGGGCGGGTTAGATATTGACCAAGGTCTCGACGACTTCCCACCTGAGGAAGAGGATCTGCCCTTTTAA